The Engystomops pustulosus chromosome 7, aEngPut4.maternal, whole genome shotgun sequence DNA window aaacttgaacagttctgctctcagacactactgataaatctcccgcaGGGTGTGGCAGTGGAAAATCAATGTACTGTCAGACAAGACTCCGCCCCTGGTGCGCCAGAAACCTAATTTGCATTAAGATGAAAACAAAAGTTTATCAAAAAGAACAGATAAGGTATAGCTTATAAAACCATGAATTCTACACCATGAATAAGTCGTGActgccgaaacgcgtaggtctggaTGTTGGTCTTTTTGGAAacgtgtttttttctgttttttgatccaataaaagaagatttttacAATTTATGCCGTTCAAGTCTGTGGAGTAGTGCCGGGATAGCTTTTCTTTTAATGATTCAAGGTTATTCCGGATCATGGTAACATGGTGTTACCTTTTTGTTACTGTTGGCCATAGACGTTGTCAGACAACTCTCCAAGACAGACAAGTGAAAGGTCAGTTAAATTAAGGCCATAAATGTTATTTACTACTCATTTCTTTCCTACAGCCAATCAAGAGCCTACGCTGGTTTTGGGCGTGGTGAACCGCTCTGTAGAACTGTCCGCCCACCTGCACCTCCCACATCCTGTACAAGAAACCGTCTGGAAATTTAAGTCTGGAAACGTGATGGTTAAGATGGCAGAAGTTGGGAATATGAAACTTTTGTTCTACAGTAACCAATTCAATAACCGTATTAAAACGGTCAAAAATGGAACAGCTATAGTCATAGAACCTCTGAGCCTGAGGGATACTGGGGAATACCAAGCCGAAATTATACTCACCAACAAGCAGATCCACAGGGTGTCATTcaagctcactgtgtatggtaaGTCTGTGTGGATAGCGGTGTAGCCCAAAACCAAAACCAAGATATATGCTAGAGAATAGCACCTCttgagtatttaaagggaacctgtcatcagaaattggcctaataaaccactaccagtatgttgtcaagtagttgaacaccttccagatcatgtttctttcatgacccatggTAGTggtctcatccagaaaatcaactttcaagttagatgtataaagccAAGAGAGagttttacactgaagtcaagctctccctgtctctgAACAACTCCTACCAtgggattgacatcatgcacagaCTACAGGAGATCTgaccaatgatgtccctggaagtAGGACTATCAATTCCAGTGAAGGGGGAATTTTAAAGGCAGGGAAATATTGACTTCAATgtttaactctccgcctccttgacttcataaaaccaatttacatcccaaCCAAAGTTGGTTTTctgcatgatgccaccacaccaggccatgaaagaaacatcatctagaagctgctcagctgcttgacaacatactgctggtGGTTTATTTGGCTGATTTCTGGACTGATGGACTTGTGTAAAGTTGCAGTTAAGTTATCAAAGATCCACCTTGTCTTTAAAAATGTGGATTTCTTCTTGGAACGGTGTCACATGTCCCCACAACTTGTGTCTGGTATCACAGGACAGCCTGATGCACTTAACAAGGCTGTAACAACCATATCAATCAATGGCCGGAATATACTGACTTATGAGGTGCTTGTCTCCTGGGATCCCCCAAAAATTAAAAGAACTGGGTTTCCATTCCCCTTGTCATGAATTTAAAGGATGTTTTTGAATAAAAACATCCTTTAAATTCATGTGAAATTCATGTGAAATTTTTATTTAAGATGTAATAGGCtgtgaatatacaggcagtccccgggttacatacaagatagggtccggaggtttgttcttaagttgtatttgtatgtaagtcgaaactgtatattttataatggaagttctagacatttttttttcttttgccccagttacaattggagtttcaaaatttttggtgtaattggaccaagaattatcaataaagcttcactacagacacctaacagctgatcattgcagtctgggactatagtaaagcatccagagagcttcaccatagatcacagtgggcagagggggtccgtctgtaactatgggttgtctgtaagtcgggtgtccttaagtaggggaccgcctgtactcttaCATCGTAACCAAATAAATTGTAAATGTAATACTTCAGTTCTCCAGTAGTGGCCACTGTGGCAAAACTATGTAGCTGGCTATATCATTCCATAAGAATCAGGGTCAATCAAATGATCCCAAGGATTTCATTTTATAAAGGAGTTGTCTTGTAGAGtctcccttaaaggacatctaccaccaggatataggagtgtaaactaagcacactttcTTCATCCTTTCTCCTTTTAacttcatatgcccttgtttttctgaaataaaaagttaaaaaaattaggcaaatgagcctgaggagctccaaactcaatggagcctggagcccctcaggcttatttgcatacatttctaaaacgtttttgtttttaaataccaACAAGAActtaataagctaaaagaagagcagatcctgccagagggggcacacaccagtatgtaagtgtgcttggtgtacaatccttcatcctttaaAGTTTAGAaagtttttgcaaattttttcttATACAATTTTTTCTTACACGTTGTGCTTTACTCTTCTCACTTATAGCACAACATTGAGTCTCACTTAGTCTTGCAAGTACAAAAGTTACTTAGATCCTTCATTTTCTTTGTCTCTTTTTATATTACAGAAGCGATTCCCTCCCCGACTATAAGGACTGAATGGAAGGAAAACACCACAGATTACTGTAATATTACTCTCGATTGTTCAGCCCCACCAATCACACCAGATTTTACTTATACTTGGAAATCTAGACGCAAGAATTCTGAGTATCGGCCATATAATACTGGAAGTACTATCCATGTATTGTTACCACCGGAGCACCAGGACATGGAATTCCTGTGTACAGCCCAGAACCCAGTCTACCAGGAGAGTGCCTCTGTCTATATAGAGCAGTTCTGTGCCGTAACTAATAATGCTGGTATGAATATGACACAAGTAAGaggtaacatatatgtgatggagAATACTATAAGTCATGCAGGGACATTCTTTACCTCAGCCTCCCTTACTTGTCTGCCACTTTTGTCATGATAAAATAATGGCTTCTTGAGATGGGAGGGGAACATGTCATAAATATCAGTGCAGAGAGTAAGGGAGAATTTATGATGTATAGCCTGCCATACAATGAAAGAGATGGAAGTCTTGTTAGATGGACCACTGAGAGTCCTATATCTATTCCACTAACAGGAAGTAGACAACTTTTAAGTGAAAAGGGTTAAATACTTTAGTGTATTCCAAGtttttttcttaaagagaacctgtcaccacattttgacATATACAGCTACTGACAGATTCCTatagaaccctattaactaactgacacccttctaacAGCTTaacattgtttcccttacatccaccaaTTGTATGTTATACTAGCCACAGATCCCAGTGCTCCCCTGTTATCTGcccttagctacaacaaaatagaataggttaaaaaaatgttttatatgaaTCTATAAACTGTGTCggactgtcactgaccgtcccttttttataaactgtTTTGACAGTCtcttccagcgactgtctgtctttgtcactctcattccagcgactgtctgtctctgacactctcattccggcgactgtctgtctctgacactctcattccggcgactgtctgtctctgacactctcattccggcgactgtctgtctctgacactctcattccggcgactgtctgtctctgacactctcattccggcgactgtctgtctctgacactctcattccggcgactgtctgtctctgacactctcattccagcgactgtctgtctctgacactctcattccagtgactgtctgtctctgacattaGCCTCCTGACATTAGCAAACTGAACACAATGCAAACAGTCTGATTGTGGAGCAGCgcagcgagtataatggatcaagtccaatggtggctGCACGCCTCCAACAAATCAGATCCACcagtttgtaaggtcagatatccaaaaaaaatgcaatgaggcagcactccagtaagtataaaggtgatctttaatcacccatggcaaaataaggtgcaacgtttcagcttatccatgcttgataatggctctatggatgagctgaaacgttgcaccttattttgccatgggtgaataaagatcacctttatacttaccggagtgccgcctcattgcatttttttgggatATCTGTACACCATGCCTATATCTAAATACATAAAATCACAgctggcttcatggacttccaaTCTGCCCCatcttccatggaggctgctgtgattttatgtgatcagatacatacatagggttagacattgcagatgtaacaggaccttagatggcaTCATGCTGGTTATATGACTTTAAGTGACCAATTAGATTTCTCTTTCAATGCTCcctacagcagaatatcatagccctgtcaatcaggaacaaggaggcaggacagGGCAAGTAAatattaatatgcaggactcaatcAGTGTGATTGGACTCACATTAGGTGATGTTGTAAcatccatggaaaggaaccattctgGGATAAGGGCAATGATTTTTAGCCATAGTtattaagtaccatatatactcgagtataagccttgtttttcagcacaaaaaaatgtgctgaaaacccaaactcggcttatactcgagtaaaaaaaaatatcggttttaccaggttttgtggtaaaattaggggcctcggcttatacttgggttggcttatactcgagtatatatggtaagtctttattttgggtttGGTTCTCTTTCATTTATAATGCATTCGTTTCTATAATACATTGACTATTATAAGTCTGTAATCTTCCTCTTGCCTATAGGATGTCATCTGCCTCTGAGGTTCAGCCTGGCAGCAGCTTTCCTGTGCATATCCCTGGTCTGTATCCACCTGTCACATCGTTATCATTAATGAACAGGTAACATATTTCACAAAGATTTGTCCATTATTACTGTGATAATATTGCACATTTGTTTGTGTTTCATTTTTTTCTATTAAATTTATGACTGGCTAGAGGAACAAATGTTGATTACTGTTACAGCTGGACTAGCTGGAGCCAACACCACAGGATACTCCTCTCTGACCACAGAGAAAGTGCAGAAATTCACACCtcttactaagggcctgaatcacatttttccgacgggttacacgaatatttccaatttgcgccgattttccctgaattgcccgggattttggcacatgcgatcggattgtgtagcatcggcgccgggttgcacgcgtcggaaatcgggggcgtggccgtaagaaaaccaaaAGGATTTGGTAAacagccgcattttttttaaaaaagtattgcttgacacacacttacctgcacccaagataggacggtgaacttcaatgcaatccgacggacttcagcgcagcagcaccacctggtggacatcgggtacactgccttagtgaatcgccggaagacccaaatcctccactgagaacgcgctgctggatcgtgacaggaccaggtaagtaaatgaccccaaaaGAGATCAAAGGAACAGGGGACCTGTGTGTTGCCTTCCCTCCAAAACTCAGACAATgggaaatatcatagctgtccataactgggcaTAATTCATAAATATGGGTTCCAAGTTACATGTGACAGTTATAGGATCTAGATACACTCCTAGACCAAGTATTGGAAGCCTAGCAGCAGGGGAACCCAGCCAATTTCAGAACACCCCTAATGTTAGGCttagacaccccgagtttggtatggggtaaaTGGTAATAAGGTGCCCGGTTGATTGGAAGCAATGTTCCGTTCTGAGGATTCTATTCATTAGAAGACTGGATCGCTCTCCATGTCCTGTCTTTGGGCCAAGGAACTTCTACCTATTTCCATAGCAAGAGTTTTTTTATTTCCGCTTTctctaactgtttgtaagtattgtatgtgtattgtttttaactttttttaaatttttgtctgACAATTGTGTTtttgagtgtactgtatttttatgtatattaaagtgttacctttaataagcctctgcttgtagccttaaagaatctgagtttcCGAAGGAAATTACTTTACTTATTGTAAGAAGTGAGGGTATGTGCTGTGTAAATCATTAGGTTGCATTGTCTGTTTGTgtttgaggtgcctacggccttctttgcgtaagtaactcatGGGTGGGGGCAGCTTATACTTGGTGCCGAGAttgcgtggagtaaatttagcattaggacaccattttgtggaagtggtcgGAGCTTAAGgcctaaattctgggactccatagagtaggtaccCCGTGTTTGTGACAATTACTGTTCAGCAAATTTAGTTTATTGATGAACAAATGTTTgctaaaaaccagggacacttactcatagatccagacactgtgacagtggtaacattatatttgttatccatggcctccttccttctaaaaccaacttttaaaataattctattgaaccagaagggctcttttaggaggaaggaggc harbors:
- the LOC140068685 gene encoding SLAM family member 5-like encodes the protein MMHATSELLAVLVPLLLLASANQEPTLVLGVVNRSVELSAHLHLPHPVQETVWKFKSGNVMVKMAEVGNMKLLFYSNQFNNRIKTVKNGTAIVIEPLSLRDTGEYQAEIILTNKQIHRVSFKLTVYEAIPSPTIRTEWKENTTDYCNITLDCSAPPITPDFTYTWKSRRKNSEYRPYNTGSTIHVLLPPEHQDMEFLCTAQNPVYQESASVYIEQFCAVTNNAGMNMTQVRGCHLPLRFSLAAAFLCISLVCIHLSHRYH